The proteins below come from a single Caulobacter segnis ATCC 21756 genomic window:
- a CDS encoding ammonium transporter translates to MKLTFKPLAGLMLAATIAGAPLGATAFAQEAAPAAAAAAPAEAAPAPTAAAPAEAPAPAAAPTIEDKMDKGDNAWMLTSALLVLLMILPGLALFYGGLVRAKNMLSVMMQVSTVALIGFVAWMLWGYSFAFTDGGGLDKFVGGFGRIFLKDVTPASNVATFSTGVVIPELTFIAFQSTFAAITAALVVGSLVERMKFAAIVAFAVLWPLLSYYPMAHMVWWWPGPNAIALAPEDPVKSGLLWGFGALDFAGGTVVHINAGIAALVGALILGKRQGYGKEPMPPHSLTLTLVGAGLLWVGWFGFNAGSNLESNGYASLAMVNTFIATAAAGLSWIIAEWATRGKPSALGLASGIVAGLVAVTPAAGFAGPMGALILGLVVSPICIVFCSVVKNALKYDDSLDAFGIHGIGGIVGAIGTGLLVNPAWGGAGVVDYTSCGKDGDFSTCDSAVYDMGVQVMAQVKAVGVTIIWSAVASAIVFFLIKLVIGLKASPEAEEEGLDISEHGERAYHS, encoded by the coding sequence ATGAAACTCACCTTCAAACCGCTGGCGGGGCTTATGCTCGCCGCGACCATCGCGGGGGCTCCGCTGGGGGCGACCGCCTTCGCCCAGGAGGCCGCGCCGGCCGCCGCCGCCGCCGCTCCGGCCGAAGCCGCGCCGGCTCCGACCGCGGCGGCTCCCGCCGAGGCCCCAGCTCCCGCCGCCGCCCCGACCATCGAAGACAAGATGGACAAGGGCGACAACGCCTGGATGCTCACCTCCGCCCTGCTGGTTCTGCTGATGATCCTGCCGGGCCTGGCCCTGTTCTACGGCGGCCTGGTGCGCGCCAAGAACATGCTGTCGGTCATGATGCAGGTCTCGACCGTCGCCCTGATCGGCTTCGTCGCCTGGATGCTGTGGGGCTACAGCTTCGCCTTCACCGACGGCGGCGGCCTCGACAAGTTCGTCGGCGGCTTTGGCCGGATCTTCCTGAAGGACGTCACGCCGGCCAGCAACGTCGCGACGTTCTCGACCGGCGTCGTGATCCCGGAACTGACCTTCATCGCCTTCCAATCGACCTTCGCGGCCATCACGGCCGCCCTGGTGGTCGGTTCGCTGGTCGAGCGCATGAAGTTCGCCGCCATCGTCGCCTTCGCCGTCCTGTGGCCGCTGCTGTCGTACTATCCGATGGCGCACATGGTCTGGTGGTGGCCCGGTCCGAACGCCATCGCCCTGGCTCCCGAGGATCCGGTGAAGTCCGGCCTGCTCTGGGGCTTCGGCGCCCTGGACTTCGCCGGCGGCACCGTCGTTCACATCAACGCCGGTATCGCCGCCCTGGTCGGCGCCCTGATCCTCGGCAAGCGTCAAGGCTACGGCAAGGAGCCGATGCCGCCGCACTCGCTGACCCTGACCCTCGTGGGCGCTGGCCTGCTGTGGGTGGGCTGGTTCGGCTTCAACGCCGGCTCGAACCTGGAGTCGAACGGCTACGCCTCGCTGGCCATGGTCAACACCTTCATCGCCACCGCGGCCGCCGGCCTGTCGTGGATCATCGCCGAATGGGCCACCCGCGGTAAGCCGTCGGCCCTGGGCCTGGCTTCGGGCATCGTCGCCGGCCTCGTGGCCGTCACCCCGGCCGCTGGCTTCGCCGGTCCGATGGGCGCCCTGATCCTGGGTCTGGTCGTCTCGCCGATCTGCATCGTCTTCTGCTCGGTCGTGAAGAACGCGCTGAAGTACGACGACAGCCTGGACGCCTTCGGCATTCACGGCATCGGCGGCATCGTCGGCGCCATCGGCACCGGCCTGCTGGTCAACCCCGCCTGGGGCGGCGCTGGCGTCGTCGACTACACCAGCTGCGGCAAGGATGGCGACTTCTCGACCTGCGACAGCGCCGTCTACGACATGGGCGTCCAGGTGATGGCTCAGGTGAAAGCCGTCGGCGTCACGATCATCTGGTCGGCCGTGGCCTCGGCCATCGTCTTCTTCCTGATTAAGCTGGTCATCGGTCTGAAGGCTTCGCCGGAAGCCGAAGAAGAAGGCCTGGATATCTCGGAACACGGCGAGCGCGCCTACCACAGCTAA
- the glyS gene encoding glycine--tRNA ligase subunit beta yields MPQLLLELFSEEIPARMQAQAAKDLERMAREHLAAAGFLPEALTTFAGPRRLTLVAEGLPLAQADRKEELKGPRVGAPPQAMEGFLRKTGLTQDQLVERDGVYMAFIEKKGRPTAEIVAEMVEAIVRGFPWPKSMIWGYKKLRWVRPLKRILCVLDREVVPFSIEGIESGDVTEGHRFMGEAKPFVAKDFDEYAAGLEKHFVVLDVEERKQRILEGCKTLCFARHLELVEDQGLLDEVAGLAEWPTPVLGDMDPSFLDLPPEVIRTSMRTHQKYFAVKKPGEPGLAPHFITIANIQAKDGGAVIAAGNAKVLSARLSDARFFWDEDRKAGFEPWLEKLNGVTFHAKLGTMAQRVERIVALAGAIAPLVGADVAKAKEAARLAKADLASGMVGEFPELQGLMGGYYAREAGLDPEIAAAIQDHYKPQGPSDAVPTSPLAIAVALADKLDTLVGFFAIDEKPTGSKDPYALRRAALGVIRIVLENGLRVSLAKFGKDDLIAFFADRLKVTLRDQGKRHDLVDAVFALGDDDLARIVARVEALDGFLKTDDGKNLLAGYKRASNILKAEEKKGALPSGEPEAPAADSAAEVQLYDALRVLKGPLADALAKEDFTGAMAQLAGLRGPVDAYLDGVFVNDPEHRDNRLKTLAAVRDAMGQVADFGLIAG; encoded by the coding sequence ATGCCCCAACTTCTCCTCGAACTGTTCTCGGAAGAGATCCCCGCCCGCATGCAGGCCCAGGCCGCCAAGGACCTGGAGCGCATGGCGCGCGAGCACCTGGCCGCCGCCGGCTTCCTGCCCGAGGCCCTGACGACCTTCGCCGGCCCGCGTCGCCTGACCCTGGTGGCCGAAGGCCTGCCGCTGGCCCAGGCCGACCGCAAGGAAGAGCTGAAGGGCCCGCGCGTCGGCGCGCCGCCGCAAGCCATGGAAGGCTTCCTGCGCAAGACGGGCCTGACGCAAGACCAACTGGTCGAGCGCGACGGCGTCTACATGGCCTTCATCGAAAAGAAGGGCCGCCCGACGGCGGAAATCGTCGCCGAGATGGTCGAGGCCATCGTCCGGGGCTTCCCGTGGCCCAAGTCGATGATCTGGGGCTACAAGAAGCTGCGCTGGGTGCGGCCGCTGAAGCGCATCCTGTGCGTGCTGGACCGCGAGGTCGTGCCGTTCTCGATCGAAGGCATCGAAAGCGGCGACGTGACCGAGGGCCACCGCTTCATGGGCGAGGCCAAGCCCTTCGTCGCCAAGGACTTCGACGAATACGCCGCCGGCCTCGAAAAGCACTTCGTCGTGCTGGACGTCGAGGAGCGCAAGCAGCGCATCCTCGAGGGCTGCAAGACCCTCTGCTTCGCCCGTCATCTGGAGCTGGTCGAGGACCAGGGCCTGCTCGACGAAGTCGCGGGCCTGGCGGAATGGCCGACGCCCGTGCTGGGCGACATGGACCCGTCGTTCCTGGACCTGCCGCCCGAGGTGATCCGCACCTCGATGCGGACGCACCAGAAGTACTTCGCGGTGAAGAAGCCGGGCGAGCCGGGCCTGGCCCCGCACTTCATCACCATCGCCAACATCCAGGCCAAGGACGGCGGCGCCGTGATCGCCGCCGGCAACGCCAAGGTGCTGTCGGCCCGCCTCTCCGACGCCCGCTTCTTCTGGGACGAGGACCGCAAGGCCGGCTTCGAACCGTGGCTTGAGAAGCTGAACGGCGTGACCTTCCACGCCAAGCTCGGGACCATGGCCCAGCGCGTCGAGCGCATCGTCGCCCTGGCCGGCGCGATCGCCCCGCTGGTCGGCGCCGATGTCGCGAAAGCCAAGGAAGCCGCGCGGCTGGCCAAGGCGGACCTGGCCTCGGGCATGGTCGGCGAGTTCCCGGAACTTCAGGGCCTGATGGGCGGCTACTACGCCCGCGAGGCCGGCCTCGACCCCGAGATCGCCGCCGCGATCCAGGACCACTACAAGCCGCAAGGCCCGTCCGACGCGGTGCCGACCTCGCCGCTGGCGATCGCCGTGGCGCTTGCGGACAAGCTGGACACGCTGGTCGGCTTCTTCGCGATCGACGAGAAGCCGACGGGCTCCAAGGACCCCTATGCGCTGCGTCGGGCGGCGCTGGGCGTGATCCGGATCGTGCTCGAGAACGGGCTGCGGGTCTCGCTGGCCAAGTTCGGCAAGGACGACCTGATCGCCTTCTTCGCCGACCGCCTGAAGGTCACCCTCCGCGACCAGGGCAAGCGTCACGACCTCGTCGACGCGGTCTTCGCCCTGGGCGACGACGACCTGGCGCGCATCGTCGCCCGGGTCGAGGCGCTGGACGGTTTCCTGAAGACCGACGACGGCAAGAACCTGCTGGCCGGCTACAAGCGCGCCTCCAACATCCTCAAGGCCGAGGAGAAGAAGGGCGCTCTGCCGAGCGGCGAACCGGAGGCCCCGGCCGCCGACAGCGCCGCCGAGGTCCAGCTCTACGACGCCCTGCGCGTGCTGAAGGGCCCGCTGGCCGACGCCCTGGCCAAGGAAGACTTCACCGGCGCCATGGCCCAGCTGGCTGGTCTGCGCGGTCCGGTGGACGCCTATCTGGACGGCGTCTTCGTCAACGATCCCGAGCACCGCGACAACCGCCTCAAGACCCTGGCCGCCGTCCGCGACGCCATGGGCCAGGTGGCGGACTTTGGGCTCATCGCGGGGTAG
- a CDS encoding fasciclin domain-containing protein, with protein MTPKRLLTAAAAIALMAGVAHAQTAPETAPAAQAPAATSPVVAKGDLIQTAQASGQFSTFLKAVSSVNLTSVLKTNQNLTLFAPTDAAFAALPADQRDKLMAPENGPLLQKVLTYHLINAKVDSSKITGAKGEVASVEGSPLMLDGSGATPMVDGANIVQADVMASNGVLHVIDKVLLPKDVPGLQAASAPAATDAGATMNVAANEQVSPPAPAEQAGAQVPTATNPTPVAPATSTDMAADPAASPSAMAAPAVGVSASGVVPASSQTPDAQASLKAGDPNVVSNGPVADTTANRAKYGAPMSNAGKRTTPKGN; from the coding sequence ATGACCCCCAAGCGCCTCCTCACCGCCGCCGCCGCGATCGCCCTGATGGCCGGCGTGGCCCACGCCCAGACCGCTCCCGAAACGGCGCCCGCCGCGCAGGCGCCCGCCGCGACGTCGCCCGTCGTCGCCAAGGGCGACCTGATCCAGACCGCCCAGGCGTCGGGTCAATTCAGCACCTTCCTTAAGGCCGTCTCGTCGGTGAACCTGACCAGCGTCCTGAAGACCAACCAGAACCTGACCCTGTTCGCGCCGACCGACGCGGCCTTCGCGGCGCTGCCGGCCGACCAGCGAGATAAGCTGATGGCGCCGGAAAACGGTCCGCTGCTGCAGAAGGTGCTGACCTACCATCTGATCAACGCCAAGGTGGATTCCAGCAAGATCACGGGCGCCAAGGGCGAGGTGGCGAGCGTCGAGGGCTCGCCCCTGATGCTGGACGGCAGCGGCGCGACGCCGATGGTCGACGGCGCCAACATCGTTCAGGCCGACGTGATGGCCAGCAACGGCGTGCTGCACGTCATCGACAAGGTGCTGCTGCCCAAGGACGTTCCGGGCCTGCAGGCCGCCTCGGCGCCGGCCGCGACCGACGCGGGCGCGACCATGAACGTCGCCGCCAACGAGCAGGTTTCGCCGCCGGCGCCCGCCGAGCAGGCCGGCGCCCAGGTCCCAACCGCCACCAATCCGACACCCGTCGCGCCGGCCACGTCGACCGACATGGCCGCTGATCCGGCCGCTTCGCCGTCGGCCATGGCCGCGCCGGCGGTTGGCGTCAGCGCCTCGGGCGTCGTGCCGGCCTCGTCCCAGACCCCGGACGCCCAGGCTTCGCTCAAAGCCGGCGATCCGAACGTGGTCTCGAACGGACCGGTCGCCGATACGACCGCCAACCGCGCCAAGTACGGCGCGCCGATGTCGAACGCCGGCAAGCGCACCACGCCCAAGGGCAACTAG
- a CDS encoding P-II family nitrogen regulator yields the protein MKLIIAVVKPFKLDEVREALVAAGVEGLTVSEVKGYGRQKGQTEIYRGAEYQVNFVPKVKLEAVVDDASAAKAVEAVKAAAATGKIGDGKIFVLNVEEAVRIRTGETGSAAL from the coding sequence ATGAAACTGATCATAGCGGTCGTCAAACCCTTCAAGCTGGACGAGGTGCGCGAAGCGCTCGTCGCCGCCGGCGTTGAAGGTCTGACGGTGTCGGAAGTGAAGGGCTACGGCCGCCAGAAGGGCCAGACTGAGATTTACCGGGGGGCTGAGTACCAGGTGAATTTCGTGCCGAAGGTGAAGCTCGAAGCGGTCGTCGACGACGCCTCCGCCGCCAAGGCGGTCGAAGCGGTCAAGGCCGCGGCGGCCACCGGCAAGATCGGCGACGGCAAGATCTTCGTCCTCAACGTCGAGGAAGCCGTCCGCATTCGCACCGGCGAAACCGGCTCGGCCGCGCTGTAA
- a CDS encoding 4-(cytidine 5'-diphospho)-2-C-methyl-D-erythritol kinase, whose translation MRLSAFAPAKINLFLHVGGPDVEGYHPISSLMVFADVGDAIMIQPSDAPAFETTGPFGAGIPSGDDNLVLRAARAFHAKLGGPVPPYRLILDKLLPIAAGLGGGSSDAGAALKLLRDALAPQYADDDLEPLAASLGADGAACFRVTALMAEGRGEVLSPAPTLPALHAVLVNPGVPSPTGAVYRAYDAAVHPDGAERPVMPAALESAEEAAGWLAVATRNDLEAPAVGLQPLIGEALDVLRDQPESLLVRMSGSGATCFALCAGDIEAETLAERVEAIRPDWWVRRCRLS comes from the coding sequence ATGCGGCTTTCCGCCTTCGCGCCCGCCAAGATCAACCTGTTCCTCCATGTCGGGGGCCCCGACGTGGAGGGCTACCATCCGATCTCCAGCCTGATGGTCTTCGCCGATGTCGGCGATGCGATCATGATCCAGCCCAGTGACGCGCCGGCGTTCGAGACGACGGGACCGTTCGGGGCCGGCATCCCCAGCGGTGACGACAATCTGGTTCTGCGCGCAGCGCGGGCGTTCCACGCCAAGCTGGGCGGACCGGTTCCGCCCTACCGCCTGATTCTGGACAAGCTGCTGCCGATCGCGGCGGGCCTCGGCGGAGGGTCCAGTGACGCCGGCGCGGCCTTGAAGCTGCTGCGCGACGCGCTGGCGCCGCAATACGCCGACGATGACCTCGAGCCTCTGGCGGCGAGCCTTGGCGCCGACGGGGCCGCCTGTTTCCGCGTCACGGCCTTGATGGCCGAGGGGCGAGGAGAAGTTCTTTCGCCCGCCCCGACGTTGCCGGCGCTGCATGCGGTGCTGGTCAATCCAGGTGTCCCGTCGCCGACCGGCGCGGTCTATCGAGCGTATGACGCGGCCGTGCACCCCGACGGCGCCGAACGCCCCGTCATGCCGGCCGCCCTGGAAAGCGCCGAGGAAGCGGCAGGCTGGCTGGCCGTCGCCACGCGCAACGATCTCGAGGCGCCGGCCGTCGGCTTGCAGCCCCTGATCGGCGAGGCGCTGGACGTCTTGCGCGACCAGCCCGAAAGTCTTCTGGTCCGGATGTCCGGCTCGGGCGCGACGTGCTTTGCGCTCTGCGCCGGCGACATCGAGGCCGAGACCCTGGCCGAACGGGTCGAAGCCATCCGGCCGGACTGGTGGGTGCGGCGCTGCCGCCTGAGCTAG
- a CDS encoding peptidylprolyl isomerase produces the protein MKRRDLLTALGGLAAAPSLASGQILNLAPAPIVPGPGDVLVSLETSLGPVVIALKVKQAPLTTANFLRYVDEKRYDGASFWRSAKANSPVDYGLIEGGLQGDPKKLLPPIAHEPTSQTGLRHVDGTVSLARKAPGTGDSDFFICVGEAPYLDANPAGEGDNLGFAAFGQVIKGMEIVHKILNLPTPGKATNPVMEGQMLDPVVPIVTARRI, from the coding sequence ATGAAGCGCCGTGACCTCCTGACCGCCCTCGGCGGCTTGGCCGCCGCGCCCAGCCTGGCGTCGGGCCAGATCCTGAACCTGGCGCCCGCGCCGATCGTGCCGGGACCGGGCGACGTGCTGGTGTCGCTGGAAACGAGCCTGGGTCCCGTGGTCATCGCGCTCAAGGTCAAACAGGCCCCGCTGACCACGGCCAACTTCCTGCGCTATGTCGACGAGAAGCGTTATGACGGCGCCAGCTTCTGGCGTTCGGCCAAGGCCAACAGCCCCGTGGACTACGGCCTGATCGAAGGCGGCCTGCAGGGGGATCCGAAGAAACTGCTGCCGCCGATCGCCCACGAACCCACCAGCCAGACCGGCCTGCGCCATGTCGACGGCACGGTGTCGCTGGCCCGCAAGGCGCCGGGCACGGGCGACTCGGACTTCTTCATCTGCGTGGGCGAGGCGCCGTACCTGGACGCCAATCCGGCGGGCGAGGGCGACAACCTGGGCTTCGCCGCCTTTGGCCAGGTGATCAAGGGCATGGAGATCGTGCACAAGATCCTCAACCTGCCGACGCCCGGCAAGGCGACCAATCCGGTCATGGAAGGCCAGATGCTGGACCCGGTCGTGCCGATCGTTACGGCCCGTCGGATCTAG
- a CDS encoding tetratricopeptide repeat protein → MTRIKVLLACVSLAALAACSSTPREITMRGPIALGSPLFDTRSAYGQFLAGQAALRDGQSKQAATFFDTAATLDDDPGVIGERAFTALLLAGDITRAAAVAPTAADTPEAVKRLSVLTRVIEAIAVGDGKTAQTLLTSSPPGFPHQQAAALLAPWAAALAGDKDGAVVQPTLRNDKLVQFFGQQGQARLLERAKRYDEAETDYKALTSNATTASIFTLDYGAFLERRKRHADAVALYDAALRAAPNDLGLLRARARAAAKGAPPPAPTIRQGAAEGLIACAATFAGERQVQFAQAYLRLALRLDPARDEAWVLLGDLMNQNEDSKGAIEAFSHVPPTSTHYVTAQTKTAWSLNDLGDKAKALEVARAAAAAAPNNRDAQVALADLLRSGGQWDESVAVLDPLIAGEAASPDWRLLYLRAVSLEQGGRWPEAERDLQAALKLNPDEPELLNFLGYTWIDRGEHLKEALAMVQKAVDARPQSGAMLDSLGWAYYRLGDYKTAVEKLEAAAEMEPGDPDVNDHLGDAYWRVGRKTEATFQWRRVLSLEPTEKQKAAAEAKLKNGLGPATAPIVKSTVANN, encoded by the coding sequence ATGACGCGTATCAAAGTCCTCCTCGCCTGCGTTTCCCTCGCCGCTCTGGCCGCCTGTTCCAGCACACCCCGCGAAATCACCATGCGCGGTCCCATCGCGCTGGGCTCGCCGCTGTTCGACACGCGCAGCGCCTATGGCCAGTTCTTGGCCGGGCAGGCGGCGTTGCGGGACGGCCAGTCCAAGCAGGCGGCGACCTTCTTCGATACGGCCGCGACGCTTGACGACGATCCGGGCGTCATCGGCGAGCGCGCGTTCACGGCCTTGCTGTTGGCTGGAGACATCACCCGCGCCGCCGCGGTCGCGCCCACCGCCGCCGATACGCCTGAGGCCGTCAAACGGCTCAGCGTCCTGACTCGCGTGATCGAGGCGATCGCCGTGGGCGATGGCAAGACCGCTCAGACCTTGCTGACGAGCTCCCCGCCGGGCTTCCCGCATCAGCAGGCCGCCGCCTTGCTGGCTCCGTGGGCCGCCGCCCTGGCGGGCGATAAGGACGGCGCCGTGGTCCAGCCGACCTTGCGTAATGACAAGCTGGTGCAGTTCTTCGGCCAGCAGGGCCAGGCGCGGTTGCTGGAGCGGGCCAAGCGCTACGACGAGGCCGAGACCGACTACAAGGCCCTGACCTCGAACGCGACCACCGCGAGCATCTTCACCCTCGACTACGGCGCATTCCTGGAGCGCCGCAAGCGTCACGCCGACGCCGTGGCGCTTTACGACGCGGCTCTGCGCGCGGCGCCAAACGACCTGGGGCTGCTGCGCGCCCGAGCTCGCGCGGCCGCCAAGGGCGCGCCGCCGCCCGCGCCAACGATCCGCCAAGGCGCGGCCGAGGGCCTGATCGCCTGCGCGGCGACCTTCGCCGGCGAGCGTCAGGTCCAGTTCGCCCAGGCCTATCTGCGCCTGGCGTTGCGGCTGGACCCGGCCCGTGACGAAGCCTGGGTCTTGCTGGGCGACCTGATGAACCAGAACGAGGATTCTAAGGGCGCGATCGAGGCCTTCTCGCACGTCCCGCCGACCTCGACCCACTATGTCACCGCCCAGACCAAGACGGCCTGGTCGCTGAACGACCTCGGCGACAAGGCCAAGGCGCTCGAGGTGGCGCGCGCCGCGGCGGCGGCCGCTCCGAACAACCGAGACGCCCAGGTCGCTCTGGCTGACCTGCTGCGCTCTGGCGGGCAGTGGGACGAGTCGGTCGCCGTGCTGGACCCGCTCATCGCGGGCGAGGCGGCCTCGCCGGACTGGCGTCTGCTGTATCTGCGGGCGGTGTCTCTGGAGCAAGGCGGGCGCTGGCCCGAGGCCGAGCGCGACTTGCAGGCGGCGCTGAAGCTCAATCCCGACGAGCCCGAGCTGCTGAACTTCCTGGGCTACACCTGGATCGATCGCGGCGAGCACCTGAAGGAGGCGCTGGCCATGGTGCAGAAGGCGGTCGACGCGCGGCCGCAGTCGGGCGCCATGCTCGACTCCCTCGGGTGGGCCTATTACCGGCTGGGCGACTACAAGACCGCCGTTGAGAAGCTTGAGGCGGCCGCCGAGATGGAGCCTGGCGATCCCGATGTGAACGACCATCTGGGCGACGCCTACTGGCGCGTTGGCCGCAAGACCGAGGCGACCTTCCAGTGGCGGCGCGTGCTGAGCCTGGAACCGACCGAGAAGCAGAAAGCCGCGGCCGAGGCCAAGCTTAAGAACGGCCTGGGTCCGGCGACCGCGCCGATCGTGAAGTCGACGGTGGCGAACAACTGA
- a CDS encoding lipid II flippase Amj family protein, translated as MDAQLFLLCVLTFVIHLIGALAYAVRIAGVRTRRIAMSFALFNVLVLLSRTSNAFQGPFLSKRVETNLAAGTGAGLLSDFQWLMASASLAALIGALAIPTAQRLFTRAVAHFQVHRSVPKLLMHAFAKGGLSYVRESVALPSPAHLRGLKQKIDVPARVIVLNVLAQALLTVGVFASLYAGYLDPTLRLTASNLSSVINGVATILLFVLIDPCLSIMTDDVMEGRVSEPAFRRAVVWFAGSRVAGTVLAQLLLVPAAALVAQMARMIP; from the coding sequence ATGGACGCTCAACTCTTCCTGCTTTGCGTCCTGACCTTCGTGATCCACTTGATTGGCGCTCTGGCCTATGCGGTGCGGATCGCCGGCGTGCGCACGCGCCGCATCGCCATGTCGTTCGCCCTGTTCAACGTCCTAGTGCTGCTGTCGCGGACCTCCAACGCCTTCCAGGGGCCATTCCTGTCGAAGCGGGTCGAGACGAACCTCGCGGCCGGAACCGGCGCGGGGTTGCTCTCCGACTTCCAGTGGCTGATGGCCAGCGCCAGCCTCGCGGCTTTGATCGGCGCCCTGGCCATTCCCACCGCCCAACGCCTGTTCACCCGAGCGGTGGCGCACTTCCAGGTCCATCGCTCGGTGCCGAAACTGCTGATGCACGCCTTCGCCAAGGGCGGGCTGTCCTATGTCCGCGAGTCGGTCGCCCTGCCCTCGCCCGCCCACCTGAGGGGCCTCAAGCAGAAGATCGACGTCCCCGCGCGCGTCATCGTCCTGAACGTGCTGGCCCAGGCCCTGCTGACCGTCGGCGTGTTCGCCTCGCTCTACGCCGGCTACCTCGATCCCACGCTGAGACTGACGGCGAGCAATCTCTCGTCGGTGATCAACGGCGTAGCGACGATCCTGCTGTTCGTGCTGATCGATCCGTGCCTGTCGATCATGACCGACGACGTGATGGAGGGGCGCGTCAGCGAACCGGCCTTCCGCCGCGCCGTCGTGTGGTTCGCCGGCAGCCGGGTGGCCGGCACGGTGCTGGCGCAGCTGCTGCTGGTCCCGGCCGCGGCCCTCGTCGCCCAAATGGCGCGGATGATCCCCTAG
- a CDS encoding glycine--tRNA ligase subunit alpha, which yields MSREKPKSFQSLILTLHDYWSRQGCVILQPHDVEVGAGTLHPATVLRALGPKPWNAAYVQPSRRPGDGRYGENPNRLQHYYQYQVILKPNPENMQDLYLGSLEAIGLDLRTHDIRFVEDDWENPTVGAWGLGWEVWCDGMEVSQYTYFQQVGGLDVSPVAGELTYGLERLAMYVFGVDNVYDLPFNDPDSPLGATTYGDVFLENERQQSEANFHGYDVAVLKQQFEQMEEQVPLMLARSYQGKSLVLPAYDMVLKASHLFNLMNARGAIAVAERASYIGRIRDLCKMCASAWVEQQEAA from the coding sequence ATGTCGCGCGAAAAACCCAAGTCCTTCCAAAGCCTGATCCTGACGCTCCATGACTATTGGAGCCGCCAGGGCTGCGTGATCCTGCAGCCGCACGATGTCGAGGTGGGGGCGGGGACGCTGCACCCGGCCACCGTGCTGCGCGCCTTGGGCCCCAAGCCCTGGAACGCCGCCTACGTGCAGCCCTCGCGCCGTCCGGGCGACGGCCGCTATGGCGAGAACCCCAACCGCCTGCAGCACTATTATCAGTACCAGGTGATCCTGAAGCCGAACCCCGAGAACATGCAGGACCTGTACCTGGGGTCTCTGGAAGCGATCGGCCTGGACCTGCGCACCCACGACATCCGCTTCGTCGAGGACGACTGGGAGAACCCGACCGTCGGCGCCTGGGGCCTGGGCTGGGAAGTCTGGTGCGACGGCATGGAAGTCAGCCAGTACACCTACTTCCAGCAGGTCGGCGGCCTGGACGTGAGCCCCGTCGCGGGCGAGCTGACCTATGGCCTGGAGCGCCTGGCCATGTACGTGTTCGGCGTCGACAACGTCTACGACCTGCCGTTCAACGATCCCGACTCGCCGCTCGGCGCGACGACCTATGGCGACGTGTTCCTGGAGAACGAGCGCCAGCAGTCGGAAGCCAACTTCCATGGCTATGACGTCGCGGTGCTCAAGCAGCAGTTCGAGCAGATGGAGGAGCAGGTGCCGCTGATGCTGGCCCGCTCCTATCAGGGCAAGTCGCTCGTCCTGCCCGCCTACGACATGGTCCTGAAGGCCAGCCACCTTTTCAACCTGATGAACGCCCGCGGCGCGATCGCCGTCGCCGAGCGCGCCAGCTACATCGGCCGCATCCGCGACCTTTGTAAGATGTGCGCCAGCGCCTGGGTCGAGCAGCAGGAAGCCGCGTAA
- a CDS encoding DMT family protein: MITADAARHAPHRFPRPGQAIGDGSVKARAEKLSERNWLRRLIFERRAPCMRQKTAFLLAGMALVSAGGLGLGSRASHGPAPETACMSPLVLKIAPWLMLVASNVFMTFAWYGHLKHKSLALPVAILSSWMIALPEYMLAVPANRLGSSMYSTAQLKTGQEAITLIVFTLFSFFYLGEAIKWTTLVGFGLIVCGAAMVFFFK, from the coding sequence GTGATCACCGCCGACGCCGCGCGACACGCGCCGCATCGTTTTCCCCGGCCGGGCCAAGCTATCGGCGACGGTTCCGTGAAGGCGCGCGCCGAAAAGCTTTCGGAAAGGAATTGGCTGAGGCGCCTAATTTTTGAGCGCAGAGCGCCCTGTATGCGTCAGAAAACGGCGTTTTTGCTTGCCGGGATGGCTCTGGTGTCGGCGGGGGGTCTTGGCCTAGGGTCGCGCGCTTCCCATGGACCCGCTCCGGAGACCGCCTGCATGTCCCCTCTCGTCTTGAAGATCGCGCCGTGGCTGATGCTGGTGGCGTCCAACGTCTTCATGACCTTCGCCTGGTACGGCCACCTCAAACACAAGAGCCTGGCGCTTCCGGTGGCGATCCTGTCGAGCTGGATGATCGCGCTTCCAGAATACATGCTTGCGGTGCCAGCCAATCGCCTTGGCAGCAGTATGTATTCCACGGCTCAGCTTAAGACCGGGCAGGAGGCCATTACCCTGATCGTCTTTACGCTTTTCTCGTTCTTCTACCTCGGTGAGGCGATAAAGTGGACGACGCTGGTCGGCTTTGGTCTGATCGTCTGTGGCGCGGCCATGGTGTTCTTCTTCAAGTAA